The Zea mays cultivar B73 chromosome 7, Zm-B73-REFERENCE-NAM-5.0, whole genome shotgun sequence DNA segment cttgagTCCAAGAGCACGTGGAACAAAACAACAACAACTTCAAATTGTAACTCGAGCATTCATCCTTTGTGATTTTGATGTAAATATAAAAGACATGTCGGCGTCAAGGATTAGGTTATACAAAGTCAACAGAAACGACTAAAACGAATTTGAATTTATAGTGACATAAACTGCTCAATAATTCGAGCATAATATAATGGCTTTTTTAGATAAATATATAAAATATATAATGGATATGACCTCCGGCCTCTGCATGCATGACTTGTATCCAACTCGTTTATTTGGCCCAGGGCAGTGATACTTCTGAGACACGTCGCTTTGTATAAGGAGTTTATGCCATCAGCCCGTAATAACAGCCATACTGATCTCAACTACAACACAATGACCTGCGACTGGCTCTGGAAAACCTCGACTTCTAGCCTTATGGATGCCCAGACTTGGCTGCATCGCCTGAGCTTCTCATTCATGCGAGCTATGAACGATCTAGCCCATACTTCTTCATCACGCTTCGTGCTCGCGCCACATGGAACTGAAAAACTGGCAACCATACTACAGCTAGTTTACAAGATTCCATGTAAAATCCCGCTCCCAAAGGAAAGAGCGGACCTGCCGACTGGGGCTGCTTACAAATCGATGCACTTTACCTCATCAGTTCCTCTTCTCTTCGTTCGCCAGCTGACCGATAACTTCCGCACACATATACTCGGTAGATATGCAGAGACTGCCTTGAGAGGTTCTGTATCGCTGCCTCAGAACTTGCATTGCGGAACAAATATGTTACCGGATAACCTAAAAGCCACCTGCAGATATTgaaacagaagcatgttattcagAGAGCAGAGCAAATGTCAAAACTTAATCAAGATAGCATCCATAACAATGGCAGTATGAACCACACCTCTGTTACATGTTATTAGAACTATCAAAACGAATAAATTTGCCATTTTTTATGCTGATGCCGCTGTGCAAATGTTTTTTTCTTCCAAGTGTTCAAACAGTGGTTTCACTAGATCAAGAATTTCATGGTTACAGTTTTGATGACACAGAACCAGAAATTACCCATTCAGAGAAGGCAAGGCAATCTGGGTGTTCTCGAGGAAGCTACTCAGATCAACGACCAATAGGGTCCTGTCCTCAACGTGATTGTCAGTGCACTCTGCAACAACAGTACTCTGTGGATTTCCTGACATTTGCTTTGTTATTCCAGGTCGAACATCAGACAGATCTAGAGGAAATTTGGCTGTGAATTGATCTTGTATGGATACAAGCTCCAGCACAGTGTCATTCTCTTCTATGGTTGTAAGCAGCTGAACACAAACAACTTTTCATTAACAACAAATACTACACATTCACTTCACAGTAGACAGAAATACAAAAGTGTGGTCTGAGAAGGTAAATACATTGCAACATCTTTTCTCTAGGTCCACGAAAGCTAGCCCTTGCTGCGACCTTGCGTTTGGTGATGCATGTTCCGCAAGTCCTTTAACATGGATCAAGTAAAGCATATCTCCAATAATCATCACGCGGAGTGGATTCAATATGCTTGTTTCCTGCAAGTCAAGCATGACTCAATATGCCGAAACTGGATGCAGTTGGATATACAGAGGACATCCAAATAACCTCTACTAAAGATAGTAGTTTGGTTATGGAAACAGTTGGAAACTGAACAGGACACAGGTCAGTTTTGTTGGGTTGATCTCATCCGGACTCTGTCAGAGGATCGAGTCGGACCTCACTCGCATCCTGACCGTGTTGGTGGTGGCCCCCTTTCATACCATGTAAATAAATAGGGATCAAGGCCGGTACGCGAACCAACATTCATTGTACATCCTCATCCATACACAGACTAGTGAGATCCGATCTATCTCTACGCGGAAGTGGAGGGAAGGCCGCCGCAGCCACTACCTACACCGGCCACCGGACTTCGACTTCCCATCACAACTCCCTCCAATCCTAAAGATATACACCcccgttttttttattttttgtggCTAGAGTTACGAACTAAGATCATAGTATGATATAAAAACAAAGTTAAATATGAGGACTATTTAAGAAAAAGAAATAAAATAACATTACTATTCAAGATATCTGTTGTAAATGTAACTGTTGCATGGCAGAGCAATATACATATTACAAACTTCTAGTCACTATCAAGATCCAAAAAACTTATGTCTTTTGGCACAAGGATCCTTCCATAGAACAGGGGTTTGCCAGGTGAGTGAAGGGGAAAGGGCATACAGTGCTGACGTGGGTGAAATTTAAACAGTGACCAGAACCACATCATTCTGATGCGCTTGCAAGGGAGTAACACTACAGATGGCAGTATTATTTCCGGCGATCGTTTATTGTCAGTCGGATGACAATTAGCAGTGGAGAAAAATGATCCATATGCAATACCTGATTCTGTGTTGAACTGGTACAGAGAATCCTAATATTTGATACATCGAAGTCACGAAATTACCTGCCGGGCATGATATAGCAGGCCACAAAGATTTTCTTGTAGCTGAGGCATTGTGCCACCATAGTCGACCAGTACCACAGGCCGCAACCCAGTGCAGAGAAACAGGATATCTGGCAACAACTAGGTTTGTTCATCAACAACCACAGCACAGCCTTTTAATTTCAAAGAGGTAGACTAGAGTTAAAATCCAACAGAAATCATAAGTTAGGTAGATTTGTTCATCGATTTACTTTTTTTTCGCGGCCGTGCATTAGCATGATTTTCCTTAAGAGAAATAAGAATGTAGTACAAACATCCCCACGGTCAAATGATTACAACGAACCTAGCCCCTAAAGAAGAAGAACAGAGGCAATTACACAGGAAAAACATGCGACTAATCAACAGACCAGAGGACTAATCAATTTACTTGTAAATTGTAATGTACTGTAATTCGACATGATACCATTCACTCTCCTCAAACCATACCTTTCAACTTTACTACCAGAAATTTTTTATTAAACCCTAAATCACTTGCAAGTTGCAGCTACTGACCAAGTGACCTATAACTAGGGTGGTATAAACTTATGAACTAAGGTGGATCATGTGACGATTTAGTGGATGAATGTCTTCTGCAATTGGGTTTGGTTAACAATTCATTCAACGACCACAAAAATTAAGTGTTTTAGCAGTAGAACAGAAAGACAGCATGGCGGTAGCGAATTAAGCAAGAAACAGGACAATTGACAACAGCAAGTCCTAAATAGAGATAATAATAACTACAACACTATTTTTCAATGAATAAAATCCTATAGTGGTGGGCTGGTGGCTTCCCTGCTGTATTTCCCGTTAAAAAACGACTACAACTACTAAGAGAAAGCAGCAAGCGAGTGGGCACTGACCGTTGAGGAGGCGGCGCTTGGAAGCTGGACGAAGGCGCCACCGGATCCGGGCCGCGCACGCGTTCACCACTTCCAGCATCTCTTTGTACGGCCCCGCCGCCGCTGCCATCTCCGCAGCGAAAGAACTTAAACCGATCACGGAGGCATTTCCCCCGTCCTATATGGAAATCAACGGCTGAGATGGATCAAAGAACGAGAAAACCTCAAGCTAACCGTCCGATCTCCTCAGCTGTGAATGGGGACAGGGGAGCGGGGAATTGCGGCTTCAACTGCTGCTGCGAGCCTACGACCTCCGAGGAGGCGGAGCAATGCTGCAATGGAGTTATCCATCCCTTGCTAGAACTGCGGTCATGGCCCTCGTCAGCCCCAACCTCAAGGTGAGCGATTCCCTCAGTCGGATGCTTCTCTGCGTGGTTGTGAGGATAATCTCGGTTGCAGTAACACCTTGTGGGAAATTATGCTACAGGATGGCTCAAGTTAGGTTAACGTCCCGTTTGTATCATTGAAATTGAAttacattctaataatagtaatttagataTATATTAATTAAGTTAATTCAATTTTatgtaaaatatatttgtatattattattatcaAGATGTTAGAGATATTTATATACTACATTTTTATTATAGAGAAGTAAGACAAAGAGTGTCATATAAGTTACAGAGTAAAAACAAATGGTACTAATGTATAAAATCATTTCTAATCCTCCGTCACATAAATTTGAGATAGTCTTATATCTTAATTTTAGAAAGCGGTGGAATATCAAATtctaaactaaataagttactttattgaggaaTTCCAATTTTTCTAAAATGAAGGGATTCAAACGCCCCGTAAGATATTTTTAGCCATACCTTCTGCTCCGCTGTTAAAGCTCTAGTTTTAGGTTGGGCACTTTATTGTCTGTTTCTCCTCAGATGGAAGAAAAATAGGGTCCAGTCTTCGCTCTTCAGTGATTATTTTGCTCGTGGGATCGTCTGTACAATAACTCAAGTATGACTTCAACTGGGTTTTAGAAAATTTGGTACTTGGAAACCGGTGCTGATATCATTTTATTCAGCTCTAGTAAAATGTTTATACAAGTCTAAAACATGTCCTGCCTTCACATAGGCAAATGTTGTTGCAAATTAATTACGCATGGCAATTTGTTTGGGAAGATTATTGAATGAAGGGATAATTTAGCCTTGCATCATCTAGTTTTTCATCACTAGTATTACTTTTCCTAATCTAGCTCTTCTCTTGAGAATTACAGTCTGAATATGCAAATTGTCCTTCAggtaactgtcggcgtttcgaccccgaggggtccctggaccgacgagtgaattgtcgccgcgtgtcccagcctagatgggtcggcgcgagacggagcacgaagggggaagaaacaggcaaaggggaaacccgcgaccttcgtgttgccctgcgcccagaccgggtgcgcttgcagtagggggttacaagcgtccgcgtgggagagagagagccttatgcgccggcccgttcccccgcgcggccaaccttctcgtacgagagccctggaccttccttttataggcgtaaggagagggtccaggtgtacaatgggggtgtagcagtgtgctaacgtgtctagcagagaggagctagaaccctaagtacatgccgtcgtggcagtcggagaggttttggcaccctgttcatgtgatgtcgtggccgtcggaggagtgcttgggccccgtggaaggacaactgtcggggctgtcgaatccttgctgacgtctccttgcttccgtcaggggctgagagtcgccgtcgtcatggagcacgcggggtgccatcattatttgtttactggggcgagccagatgggacgccggtcttgttccccgtagcctgagctagctaggggtagggtaatgatggccccccctgtgacgtggtcggtccgagccctaggtcgagcgaggcggaggctcctccgaggtcgaggttgagtccgagccctggggtcgggcgaggcggagttcgtcgtcttccggagccgaggctgagtccgagccctggggtcgggcgaggcggagttcgtcgtcttccggagccgaggctgagtccgagccctggggtcgggcgaggcggagttcgtcgtcttctggagccgaggctgagtccgagccctggggtcgggcgaagcggagtccgtcgtccagcgtcgaggttgagcccgagccctggggtcgggcgaggcggagcttcctatggcgcccgaggctggacttagctgctgtcagcctcactctgttgagtggcacagcagtcggagcgacgcaggcggcgctgttttcttgtcaggtcggtcagtggagcgacgaagtgactgcggtcacttcggctttgtcgactgaagagcgcgcgtcaggataaggtgtcaggcgatccttgcattaaatgctcttgcgatacggtcggttggcgtggcgatctggccaaggttgcttctctgcgaagactgggcctcgggcgagccgaaggtgtgtccgttgcttgagggggccctcgggcgagacgtgaatcctccggggtcggctacctttgcccgaggctgggctcgggcgaggcgagatcgtgtcccttgagtggactgagccttgaccttaatcgcgcccatcaggcctttgcagctttgtgctgatgggggttaccagctgagattaggagtcttgggggtacccctaattatggtccccgacagtaaccAATCAAATTTGTGCCAGGGGGTGCAACTTCAATGCCAATTTACTCATAGACTGCCATTTGTAGCTTGTTCAATTGGTCTAAACACACAACCTTCACAAGGTAGGTTGTTTTTTGTGCCTTGTACCTTTCCTATTGGCATATACAGTTCTTTTTACCTTAGAACTGTAGTTAGGGAtgatttgcaatggccaaatcagTGATTGTTGCCCAATCTATTTCTCTTATGCTACAATGTATCATGGAGGTGATGTCCAGTGCATAGTGCTAATGAGTTAATCCTTTGGGATTGATTATATAATTTCTCTTGCAGAACCAACCATAATGATTGTCGTTTGCTTCATGTGCAGCTATTCCTCTTATCAATTTCTTGAAACTGTGTATGTTCTGAAAATTCTTGTGTATTGACCTCAGACAATAATTTGAATTATCAGGTACAGAAAACCTGATGCAGTCGTTAGTATCTTTCAGTGACTTCTCTGTTTCAGTGTGTACTGAAGAGAATAGTCTGATAAAGGTTAGCTAGAATTTTACTGTCATCTGTGTGTGGAAGGAGGAAGGTGTCAATGAATCCTTAACAGTTTTGACCAATGTCTTATTGACTTCATGTTTCCATTGCCTTTCTTATAAAATGCAGCTACAGGTCCATGTATCTGGCACAATAACAGATTCCATCTTCAAGAAAGTTTTCACAAAGAATGTTGCCGCCGCACAACCCCTTCCTGGTTTTCGACGAATGAAAGGAGGTATACTTCTGAAACTTTTACAACCCCAGATTTCTTCCATCATTTGACAATTTCAAATTGCCTAAAACTGTGCTCATGTGATTTGTACCCTCATCCTGCAAATTCTGAATTCACCTCATATGTACTTAAAGGATACGTGTTCAATATGCCATACCAATTAAGCCGTAAAGTAGTTTGGTT contains these protein-coding regions:
- the LOC100277031 gene encoding uncharacterized protein LOC100277031 isoform 1 (isoform 1 is encoded by transcript variant 1); this encodes MAAAAGPYKEMLEVVNACAARIRWRLRPASKRRLLNDILFLCTGLRPVVLVDYGGTMPQLQENLCGLLYHARQETSILNPLRVMIIGDMLYLIHVKGLAEHASPNARSQQGLAFVDLEKRCCNLLTTIEENDTVLELVSIQDQFTAKFPLDLSDVRPGITKQMSGNPQSTVVAECTDNHVEDRTLLVVDLSSFLENTQIALPSLNGWLLGYPVTYLFRNASSEAAIQNLSRQSLHIYRVYVCGSYRSAGERREEELMSFSVPCGASTKRDEEVWARSFIARMNEKLRRCSQVWASIRLEVEVFQSQSQVIVL
- the LOC103634239 gene encoding trigger factor — protein: MALVSPNLKVSDSLSRMLLCVVVRIISVAVTPCGKLCYRMAQVRLTSRTENLMQSLVSFSDFSVSVCTEENSLIKLQVHVSGTITDSIFKKVFTKNVAAAQPLPGFRRMKGGKTPDIPKEVALHLIGPSKVKKETIMKIINSTVVEYVRKEGLTASKNLSVQHSYEELEAAFEPGKELCFGATVRLD
- the LOC100277031 gene encoding uncharacterized protein LOC100277031 isoform 2 (isoform 2 is encoded by transcript variant 2) encodes the protein MPQLQENLCGLLYHARQETSILNPLRVMIIGDMLYLIHVKGLAEHASPNARSQQGLAFVDLEKRCCNLLTTIEENDTVLELVSIQDQFTAKFPLDLSDVRPGITKQMSGNPQSTVVAECTDNHVEDRTLLVVDLSSFLENTQIALPSLNGWLLGYPVTYLFRNASSEAAIQNLSRQSLHIYRVYVCGSYRSAGERREEELMSFSVPCGASTKRDEEVWARSFIARMNEKLRRCSQVWASIRLEVEVFQSQSQVIVL